A window of the Salarias fasciatus chromosome 7, fSalaFa1.1, whole genome shotgun sequence genome harbors these coding sequences:
- the LOC115392018 gene encoding CUGBP Elav-like family member 2 isoform X7 has product MTSTYDLDFHPLSESRLLTSSDSINGNGSKMNGSLEHLDQPDPDSIKMFVGQIPRSWSETELKELFEPFGAVHQINILRDRNQNPPQSKGCCFVTFYTRKAALEAQNALHNIKTLSGMHHPIQMKPADSEKTTAVEDRKLFIGMVSKKYGENEIRMMFSSFGQIEECRILRGPDGQSRGCAFVTFATRSMAQNAIKTMHHSQTMEGCSSPLVVKFADTQRDKEQRRLQQQLMQQIQQLNSASTWGNLAGLGNLTPQYLALLQQATSTNNQGNFNGIQRLGAGVNPLQLQNLATLAAAAAAAQTSSSPTSTSALSTSSGALGALASPAGSTAASSAGAAMNTLASLGTLQGLTGTSVGLNNLNALTSSVGGMGAMNGGLGASMANGSAASSMDALTQAYSGMQQYTASALPSLYSQSLLQQSLAGSQKEGPEGANLFIYHLPQEFGDQDLLQMFMPFGNMVSAKVFIDKQTNLSKCFGFVSYDNPVSAQAAIQAMNGFQIGMKRLKVQLKRSKNDSKPY; this is encoded by the exons ATGACTTCGACGTACGACCTGGATTTCCACCCTCTTTCCGAAAGTCGGTTATTGACTTCGAGCGACTCAAT cAACGGAAACGGCAGCAAGATGAACGGGTCGCTGGAGCACCTCGACCAGCCAGACCCGGACTCCATCAAGATGTTTGTGGGACAGATTCCCCGCTCCTGGTCAGAAACAGAGTTGAAAGAACTATTTGAGCCCTTCGGAGCCGTGCACCAGATCAACATCCTCCGTGACCGCAACCAGAACCCTCCTCAGAGCAAAG gatgctgttttgtaactttttatACAAGAAAAGCTGCACTGGAGGCCCAGAATGCACTGCACAACATAAAGACCTTAAGTGGG ATGCATCATCCTATCCAGATGAAACCTGCTGACAGTGAGAAAACAACTG CGGTAGAAGACAGAAAACTCTTTATCGGGATGGTTTCTAAGAAGTACGGCGAGAACGAGATCAGAATGATGTTCTCGTCCTTCGGACAGATTGAGGAGTGTCGGATTCTGCGGGGACCTGATGGTCAGAGCAGAG GCTGTGCGTTTGTCACATTTGCTACCAGGTCAATGGCACAGAATGCAATCAAAACCATGCATCACTCTCAAACTATGGAG GGCTGTTCCTCACCTCTGGTGGTAAAGTTTGCCGACACACAGAGAGATAAAGAGCAACggcgcctgcagcagcagctaatGCAGCAGATTCAGCAGCTCAACAGCGCCTCCACCTGGGGAAACTTGGCTGGACTGGGCAACCTTACGCCGCAGTATCTTGCT TTGCTGCAGCAGGCCACATCGACCAATAACCAAGGCAACTTCAATGGAATTCAAAGGCTAGGAG CTGGTGTGAATCCGCTCCAGCTGCAGAACTTGGCCACAttggcggcggccgccgccgcagcccaGACTTCCAGCAGCCCGACCTCGACCAGCGCCCTGTCCACAAGCAGCGGAGCGCTGGGAGCTCTGGCCAGTCCAG CAGGATCAACTGCAGCGTCCAGTGCCGGTGCAGCCATGAACACCCTGGCGTCTCTGGGCACCCTGCAGGGTCTCACTGGGACCTCTGTGGGCCTCAACAACCTCAACGCTCTCACCAGCAGCGTCGGCG GTATGGGGGCCATGAATGGCGGTTTGGGAGCCTCCATGGCCAACGGGTCAGCAGCCAGCTCCATGGACGCTCTGACTCAGGCCTACTCAGGGATGCAGCAGTACACAGCCTCGGCCCTGCCCTCGCTCTACAGCCAgtctctcctgcagcagagcctcGCAGGCAGCCAGAAGGAAG GGCCAGAGGGAGCCAACCTGTTTATCTACCACCTGCCCCAGGAGTTTGGGGACCAGGATCTCCTGCAGATGTTCATGCCTTTTGGAAATATGGTGTCTGCCAAAGTCTTCATTGACAAACAGACCAATCTGAGCAAGTGCTTTG GGTTCGTCAGCTATGACAATCCTGTGTCCGCACAAGCCGCCATCCAGGCCATGAACGGTTTCCAGATCGGAATGAAGAGGCTGAAGGTTCAGCTGAAGCGTTCCAAGAACGACAGCAAACCCTACTGA